A DNA window from Sporosarcina sp. ANT_H38 contains the following coding sequences:
- the grpE gene encoding nucleotide exchange factor GrpE encodes MTTVNDEFKENDEVILETPDNSNEAIESDENTEEIEIVENENDRIVKELTDKLKEEENKRLRLLADYENFKRRASLDKEALQKYRAQSVVTNLMPVLDNFARALTIEAKTEEAQTMITGLDMVYRTFVQALEEEGLVEIQALDQEFDPNFHQAIMTGSDADKPTGIVLEQMQAGYMLKDRVLRPAMVKVNE; translated from the coding sequence ATGACAACTGTAAACGATGAATTTAAAGAGAATGATGAAGTAATACTGGAAACTCCCGATAATTCAAATGAAGCAATCGAATCCGATGAAAATACGGAAGAGATTGAAATCGTTGAAAACGAGAATGACCGTATTGTAAAAGAACTTACTGACAAGCTTAAAGAAGAAGAGAACAAGCGGCTTAGGCTTCTAGCAGATTATGAAAACTTCAAAAGAAGAGCCTCGCTTGATAAAGAAGCATTGCAGAAGTATCGTGCACAGAGTGTAGTGACGAATCTGATGCCAGTACTTGATAACTTTGCACGAGCACTTACGATTGAAGCGAAAACAGAAGAGGCACAAACGATGATCACGGGATTAGATATGGTATACCGTACATTCGTTCAAGCTCTTGAAGAAGAAGGTCTTGTTGAAATCCAAGCGCTGGATCAGGAGTTCGATCCGAATTTCCATCAGGCAATCATGACAGGTTCTGATGCAGATAAACCAACAGGCATCGTACTTGAACAAATGCAAGCAGGTTATATGTTGAAAGATCGTGTCCTTAGACCAGCAATGGTTAAAGTAAACGAATAA
- the dnaK gene encoding molecular chaperone DnaK has product MSKIIGIDLGTTNSVVAVYEGGEPKVIPNPEGNRTTPSVVAFKNGERQVGEVAKRQSITNPNTIMSVKRHMGSDFKVKAEDNEYTPQEVSAMILQYLKGYAEEYLGEKVTKAVITVPAYFSDAQRQATQDAGRIAGLEVERIINEPTAAALAYGLDKTDEDETILVYDLGGGTFDVSILELGDGVFQVKSTAGDNKLGGDDFDDVIIDFLVQEFKKDNGIDLSKDKMAMQRLKDAAEKAKKDLSGVTSSQVSLPFITAGDAGPLHLEVSLSRAKFDELTAHLVERSMVPTRQAMKDAGLTASEIDKVILVGGSTRIPAVQEAIKKETGKEPYKGVNPDEVVALGAAVQGSILSGDVTDVVLLDVTPLSLGIETMGNVFTKLIERNTTIPTSKSQVFSTAADSQPAVDIHVLQGERPMSADNKTLGRFQLTDIPPAPRGVPQIEVTFDIDKNGIVTVKAKDLGTQKEHNITIQASSGLTDEEIERMVKDAEANAEADQKRKEEADLKNEADQLVFMAEKTLKDLEGKVSEEEVKSVEEAKEELKTALEATDFDEIRTKKEKLDEIVQKMTMKLYEQAAAESAEGAENAGEPKDDDIVDADFEEVIDEKK; this is encoded by the coding sequence ATGAGTAAAATTATCGGTATAGACTTAGGGACAACAAACTCAGTAGTAGCAGTTTACGAAGGCGGAGAGCCGAAAGTTATTCCAAATCCAGAAGGTAACCGTACAACACCATCTGTCGTAGCATTCAAAAACGGTGAACGTCAAGTCGGTGAAGTAGCAAAACGCCAATCAATCACGAACCCAAACACAATCATGTCTGTTAAACGTCATATGGGATCAGACTTTAAAGTGAAAGCTGAAGACAATGAATATACACCTCAAGAAGTTTCTGCAATGATTCTTCAGTATTTGAAGGGTTATGCAGAAGAGTATCTTGGAGAAAAAGTAACGAAAGCAGTTATTACAGTTCCTGCTTACTTCAGCGATGCACAACGCCAAGCAACACAAGATGCTGGTAGAATTGCAGGCCTTGAAGTGGAACGTATCATTAACGAGCCGACTGCAGCTGCACTTGCATATGGCCTTGACAAAACAGATGAAGACGAAACTATTCTTGTTTATGACCTTGGTGGCGGTACGTTCGACGTATCAATCCTTGAACTTGGTGACGGTGTATTCCAAGTTAAATCAACTGCTGGTGATAACAAACTTGGTGGAGATGATTTTGACGATGTTATCATCGACTTCCTTGTTCAGGAATTCAAGAAAGATAACGGAATTGACTTGTCGAAAGACAAAATGGCTATGCAACGTTTGAAAGATGCTGCTGAAAAAGCGAAAAAAGACCTTTCAGGCGTAACATCTTCACAAGTTTCATTGCCGTTCATTACAGCTGGAGATGCAGGTCCACTTCACTTGGAAGTCTCGCTTTCTCGTGCGAAATTCGATGAATTGACTGCTCACCTTGTTGAACGTTCAATGGTACCAACTCGCCAGGCTATGAAAGATGCTGGCCTTACTGCATCTGAGATTGACAAAGTAATTCTTGTTGGTGGATCGACTCGTATTCCAGCAGTTCAAGAAGCAATCAAGAAAGAAACAGGTAAAGAACCATATAAAGGCGTTAACCCGGATGAAGTAGTTGCACTTGGTGCGGCTGTTCAAGGATCAATCTTAAGCGGAGACGTTACAGACGTTGTACTTCTAGACGTAACACCTCTTTCACTTGGTATTGAAACAATGGGTAACGTATTCACTAAACTAATCGAACGTAACACTACAATCCCGACTAGTAAGTCACAAGTATTCTCAACAGCTGCAGATAGCCAGCCAGCGGTTGACATTCATGTATTGCAAGGTGAGCGTCCAATGTCTGCGGACAACAAAACGCTTGGTCGTTTCCAATTGACGGACATTCCGCCAGCACCACGTGGCGTACCACAAATCGAAGTAACATTCGATATTGACAAAAATGGTATTGTTACAGTTAAAGCGAAAGATCTTGGAACACAGAAAGAACATAATATTACAATTCAAGCAAGCTCAGGTCTAACTGACGAAGAAATCGAACGCATGGTGAAAGATGCAGAAGCAAATGCTGAAGCAGACCAAAAGCGTAAAGAAGAAGCAGACTTGAAAAACGAAGCAGACCAACTTGTATTCATGGCTGAAAAGACATTGAAGGATCTTGAAGGTAAAGTTTCAGAAGAAGAAGTGAAAAGTGTCGAAGAAGCAAAAGAAGAGTTGAAGACTGCACTTGAAGCTACTGATTTTGACGAAATTCGTACTAAAAAAGAAAAATTGGATGAAATTGTCCAAAAAATGACTATGAAATTGTATGAACAAGCTGCAGCTGAATCTGCTGAAGGCGCTGAAAATGCTGGCGAACCTAAAGACGACGATATCGTCGACGCAGATTTTGAAGAAGTAATCGACGAGAAAAAATAA
- the dnaJ gene encoding molecular chaperone DnaJ: protein MSKRDYYDVLGITKSASKDEIRKAYRSLSKKYHPDLNKAEDAVDKFKEVTEAYEVLSDDSKKANYDQFGHTDPNQGFGGGGGADGFGFDDIFSSFFGGNTRRRDPNAPRKGDDLQYSMNIDFMEAVFGKETEVEIPREEDCDTCDGSGAKKGTSPKTCTHCGGSGQISVTQNTPLGQMVNRRACQHCRGTGKIIPEKCSTCHGAGKVTKRKKIKVTIPEGVDDGQQLRVSGQGEAGHKGGPSGDLYIVFRVKQHEKFIREDDDIYLELNLSFPQASLGDEIEVPTVQGNVNLKIPAGTQTGTRFRLKGKGVKNVHGRGIGDQHVIVKVMTPKKMTEKQKELMREFAAISGDSLDEYSSSLFDKIKRSIKGD, encoded by the coding sequence ATGAGTAAAAGAGATTATTATGACGTGCTTGGTATTACAAAATCGGCATCAAAAGACGAGATTAGGAAAGCGTATCGTTCGCTTTCGAAAAAATATCATCCAGACTTGAACAAAGCGGAAGATGCAGTTGATAAATTCAAAGAAGTGACGGAAGCATATGAAGTACTGAGCGACGATTCGAAAAAAGCTAATTACGACCAATTCGGACATACTGATCCGAACCAAGGTTTTGGCGGTGGTGGCGGAGCTGATGGATTCGGTTTCGATGATATATTCAGTTCGTTTTTCGGTGGAAACACACGACGCCGTGACCCGAATGCCCCGAGAAAAGGGGACGACTTACAGTATTCGATGAACATCGACTTCATGGAAGCTGTTTTCGGGAAGGAAACGGAAGTTGAAATACCGAGAGAAGAAGACTGTGATACTTGTGATGGTTCAGGCGCTAAAAAAGGTACTTCACCTAAGACATGTACACACTGTGGTGGTTCGGGACAAATCAGTGTTACTCAAAACACGCCGCTTGGCCAAATGGTCAACCGTCGAGCGTGTCAGCACTGTAGAGGAACTGGTAAAATAATTCCTGAGAAATGTTCAACTTGTCACGGAGCAGGTAAAGTGACGAAAAGGAAGAAAATTAAAGTAACGATTCCTGAGGGAGTCGATGATGGGCAACAGCTTCGGGTATCTGGACAGGGAGAAGCTGGCCATAAAGGTGGACCTTCTGGCGATTTATATATCGTATTCCGCGTTAAGCAACATGAGAAGTTTATTCGTGAAGACGATGATATCTATTTGGAGCTCAATCTTTCCTTCCCGCAAGCATCACTGGGCGATGAAATTGAAGTGCCGACTGTCCAAGGTAATGTGAATTTGAAAATCCCGGCAGGCACGCAAACGGGAACACGATTCCGCTTAAAAGGCAAGGGTGTTAAAAACGTCCATGGTCGGGGAATTGGAGATCAACACGTTATTGTCAAAGTGATGACGCCTAAGAAAATGACAGAAAAACAGAAAGAACTGATGCGTGAATTTGCTGCGATTAGCGGAGATTCACTTGACGAGTATTCAAGTTCACTGTTCGATAAAATCAAACGTTCAATTAAAGGTGACTGA
- the prmA gene encoding 50S ribosomal protein L11 methyltransferase — MKWSEISIHTTHEATEAVANILHEAGASGVVIEDSADPSRIHEDQFGEIWALDKNDFPVDGVILKAYLPVNSFIIETVKDIEQSISSLSEFGIDAGENTIQTNEVDEEDWATAWKKYYHPVKISGRFTIVPTWEEYEPVESDELIIELDPGMAFGTGTHPTTVMCLQALEKYVKPGDTVVDVGTGSGVLSIGAALLGASRVHALDLDHVAVVAAKENIELNHVEETVEVKHGNLLDSVKEPAEIIIANILAEVIISFSQDAYSILPENGLFIVSGIIGQKRDLVKDDLISKGFEIVESVLMEDWVAIIAKKRSV, encoded by the coding sequence TTGAAGTGGTCGGAAATTTCTATTCATACGACGCATGAAGCAACGGAAGCGGTAGCGAATATTTTACACGAAGCAGGTGCAAGTGGAGTCGTTATCGAAGATTCAGCAGATCCAAGTCGAATTCACGAAGACCAGTTCGGTGAAATTTGGGCACTTGACAAGAACGACTTTCCAGTGGATGGTGTTATCTTAAAAGCATATTTACCTGTCAATAGTTTCATTATTGAAACGGTGAAAGATATTGAACAATCAATCAGTAGCTTGTCAGAGTTCGGAATAGATGCAGGTGAGAATACTATTCAGACAAATGAAGTTGATGAAGAAGATTGGGCAACTGCTTGGAAAAAATACTATCATCCCGTCAAAATTTCTGGCCGCTTTACAATTGTACCGACATGGGAAGAATATGAACCTGTCGAATCAGATGAATTGATCATTGAGCTTGATCCTGGCATGGCATTTGGAACGGGTACGCACCCTACAACTGTTATGTGTTTACAAGCGCTTGAAAAATATGTGAAACCGGGAGACACGGTTGTTGACGTGGGGACAGGTTCAGGTGTGTTATCTATCGGGGCGGCACTTCTAGGTGCTTCCCGTGTTCACGCACTTGATTTGGATCATGTTGCAGTTGTTGCCGCAAAAGAAAACATTGAACTGAATCATGTTGAAGAAACGGTGGAAGTGAAGCACGGTAATCTTTTAGATTCTGTAAAAGAGCCGGCAGAAATTATCATCGCGAATATCCTTGCAGAAGTAATCATTTCCTTCTCACAAGATGCATATTCAATATTACCGGAAAATGGTTTGTTTATTGTTTCGGGAATCATTGGACAGAAACGTGATCTAGTTAAAGACGACCTGATTAGCAAAGGATTTGAGATTGTAGAATCTGTACTTATGGAAGACTGGGTTGCTATCATCGCTAAAAAAAGGAGCGTGTAA
- a CDS encoding 16S rRNA (uracil(1498)-N(3))-methyltransferase: MQRYFLQSPFDEEGNATITGDDSKHIVRVMRMTIDDDIIAVTNGEAFVSTIKEILPDGVLIQRKEAALQANEMPVKVTIACGLPKGDKLDLIVQKGTELGMVGVFPFQAERSIVKWDDKKGDKKVERLRKIAKEAAEQCHRTVIPEVRNPFSVKQLIAESENFDVLLFADEEDAKSGVPHKISDRLKNVHHDQTVLVVFGPEGGLSRTEAETLRSAGFLPIALGPRILRTETAPLYLLSAMSYEFE; the protein is encoded by the coding sequence TTGCAACGCTATTTTTTGCAATCACCTTTTGATGAAGAAGGCAACGCAACCATTACCGGAGATGACAGCAAACATATCGTACGTGTTATGCGTATGACTATCGATGATGACATCATTGCTGTTACAAACGGGGAAGCTTTCGTTTCCACGATTAAGGAAATTTTGCCAGACGGTGTCCTAATACAGCGCAAAGAAGCAGCTCTTCAGGCAAACGAAATGCCTGTCAAAGTAACGATTGCCTGTGGTCTACCTAAAGGTGACAAACTCGATTTAATTGTACAAAAAGGAACGGAACTCGGGATGGTAGGGGTTTTTCCATTTCAAGCAGAAAGATCTATTGTTAAATGGGATGATAAAAAAGGTGACAAAAAAGTTGAACGACTTCGCAAAATTGCTAAAGAGGCTGCGGAGCAATGTCATCGTACAGTTATCCCGGAAGTGCGGAATCCATTCTCGGTTAAGCAGTTAATCGCTGAATCAGAAAACTTTGATGTCCTCCTATTCGCTGATGAAGAAGACGCAAAAAGTGGGGTTCCACATAAGATTTCAGACCGTTTGAAAAATGTGCATCATGACCAAACGGTGCTTGTTGTATTTGGACCTGAGGGTGGATTGTCTAGGACAGAAGCCGAAACACTACGTTCAGCAGGATTTTTACCGATAGCATTAGGTCCGCGAATACTGCGGACGGAAACAGCACCACTGTATTTATTGTCCGCAATGTCATACGAATTTGAATGA
- the mtaB gene encoding tRNA (N(6)-L-threonylcarbamoyladenosine(37)-C(2))-methylthiotransferase MtaB — protein MTSVAFHTLGCKVNHYETEAIWQLFKEAGYDRGDFEKNSDVYVINTCTVTNTGDKKSRQVIRRAVRRNPDAVICVTGCYAQTSPAEIMAISGVDIVVGTQDRTKLLGLIDDFCKERQPINAVRNIMKNRIYEELDVPTFMDRTRASLKIQEGCNNFCTFCIIPWARGLMRSRDPQEVIRQAQQLVDAGYLEIVLTGIHTGGYGEDLKDYNLARLLRDLETQVKGLKRLRISSIEASQLTDEVIEVLRDSTTIVRHLHIPVQSGSDTVLKRMRRKYTMKFFAERLARLREALPQLAITSDVIVGFPGETEEEFVETYNFIRDHRFSELHVFPYSKRTGTPAARMEDQIPEDVKNERVHRLIELNNQLAKQYASTFEDEVLEVIPEEKYKLEPDSGLYEGYSDNYLKVVFPADESMVGKIVRVKVAKAGYPYNEGQFVRVVEEEPQLV, from the coding sequence ATGACTTCGGTCGCGTTTCATACGTTGGGCTGCAAAGTGAATCATTACGAAACCGAGGCAATCTGGCAACTTTTCAAAGAAGCCGGTTACGACCGCGGGGATTTCGAAAAGAACTCTGATGTTTATGTCATTAATACATGTACTGTAACGAATACCGGTGATAAGAAAAGTCGGCAAGTTATCCGTCGCGCTGTTCGGCGAAATCCGGACGCTGTCATTTGCGTAACAGGTTGTTATGCGCAAACTTCCCCTGCGGAAATCATGGCGATTTCCGGGGTAGATATCGTAGTTGGAACGCAGGATCGAACGAAATTACTAGGACTCATTGATGATTTCTGCAAAGAACGTCAGCCGATTAATGCAGTCCGCAATATCATGAAAAATAGAATCTATGAAGAACTAGACGTTCCTACATTTATGGATCGTACACGTGCATCCCTAAAAATTCAAGAAGGGTGCAATAACTTCTGTACGTTTTGCATCATTCCATGGGCACGCGGACTAATGCGTTCACGTGACCCGCAAGAAGTCATTCGTCAAGCGCAACAACTTGTTGATGCGGGCTACCTTGAAATTGTATTAACGGGTATACATACGGGCGGTTACGGTGAAGATTTGAAAGATTACAATCTTGCTCGTCTGCTCCGTGACCTTGAAACGCAAGTAAAGGGGCTGAAACGTTTACGTATCAGCTCAATCGAAGCGAGCCAACTGACGGATGAAGTGATTGAGGTTCTTCGTGATTCAACAACTATCGTCCGACATTTGCACATTCCCGTTCAGTCCGGCTCAGACACGGTTCTGAAGCGTATGCGAAGGAAGTACACAATGAAGTTTTTCGCTGAACGTTTGGCTAGACTTCGCGAAGCGCTACCGCAACTCGCGATTACTTCAGATGTTATCGTCGGTTTTCCAGGTGAGACGGAAGAAGAGTTCGTTGAAACATATAATTTTATTCGTGATCACCGATTCTCAGAATTGCATGTGTTCCCTTATTCAAAACGGACAGGTACGCCTGCCGCAAGAATGGAAGACCAGATTCCTGAAGATGTGAAAAACGAACGCGTTCACCGCCTGATTGAATTGAACAATCAGCTGGCCAAACAATATGCGTCTACTTTTGAAGACGAAGTGTTAGAAGTCATTCCAGAAGAGAAATATAAACTTGAACCGGATAGCGGTCTGTATGAGGGTTATTCAGATAACTATTTGAAAGTTGTTTTCCCAGCCGATGAGTCAATGGTTGGTAAAATAGTTCGTGTTAAAGTTGCTAAAGCAGGTTATCCATATAATGAAGGGCAGTTTGTCCGTGTTGTCGAGGAAGAACCGCAACTTGTTTAA
- the deoC gene encoding deoxyribose-phosphate aldolase, with amino-acid sequence MNKDLATYIDHTLLKADAKNNEIVALCEEARKYTFASVCVNPTWVKTAAAALEGSPVKVCTVIGFPLGASTPEVKAFETGDAITNGADEIDMVINVGALRGGDDEIVKKDIEAVVNAAKGKAIVKVIIEASLLSDKEKRKACELSVLAGADFVKTSTGFSTGGATVEDVKLMRAVVGPEMGVKASGGVRNLEDMKKMIDAGATRIGASSGVLIMQGLESKSDY; translated from the coding sequence TTGAATAAAGATCTTGCAACTTACATTGATCATACATTATTGAAGGCTGACGCAAAGAACAACGAAATCGTAGCATTGTGTGAAGAAGCACGGAAATATACGTTTGCATCAGTTTGCGTAAACCCAACATGGGTAAAAACAGCAGCAGCAGCACTAGAAGGATCACCTGTTAAAGTATGTACAGTAATTGGTTTCCCTCTAGGAGCTTCAACTCCTGAAGTAAAAGCGTTCGAAACTGGGGATGCAATTACAAACGGTGCAGATGAAATCGATATGGTTATCAATGTAGGCGCACTTCGTGGTGGTGATGATGAAATTGTGAAAAAAGATATTGAAGCGGTTGTTAATGCTGCAAAAGGAAAAGCAATTGTCAAAGTCATCATTGAAGCATCCCTTTTAAGCGATAAAGAAAAAAGGAAAGCATGTGAACTATCTGTCCTTGCAGGTGCTGATTTCGTGAAGACATCGACAGGCTTCTCAACTGGCGGTGCGACAGTAGAAGACGTGAAGTTAATGAGAGCTGTTGTTGGACCTGAAATGGGTGTTAAAGCTTCAGGCGGTGTCCGTAACTTAGAGGATATGAAGAAAATGATTGACGCAGGAGCTACAAGAATTGGTGCCAGTTCAGGTGTATTAATCATGCAGGGCTTGGAATCCAAATCTGATTATTAA
- the rpsU gene encoding 30S ribosomal protein S21 yields MSKTVVRKNESLEDALRRFKRTVSKSGTIQEVRKREFYDKPSEKRKKKSEAARKRKF; encoded by the coding sequence ATGTCGAAAACTGTTGTTCGTAAAAACGAATCGCTTGAAGATGCTCTTCGCCGCTTCAAACGTACTGTATCCAAAAGTGGAACAATACAAGAGGTAAGAAAGCGTGAGTTTTATGATAAGCCAAGTGAAAAACGTAAAAAGAAATCTGAAGCTGCAAGGAAACGTAAATTCTGA